A genome region from Struthio camelus isolate bStrCam1 chromosome 26, bStrCam1.hap1, whole genome shotgun sequence includes the following:
- the PLEKHJ1 gene encoding pleckstrin homology domain-containing family J member 1 encodes MRYNERELLSLARQPAEKAAEILMRVPKKGSVLKKRLVKLVVNFLFYFRTDEAEPIGALLLEHCRITKEEENVFSISFIEEPERKYCFECDSEEQCQEWIEALKRASYEFMRRSLIFYRNEIQKMTGKDPLEQYGISEEARFQLGTRKQ; translated from the exons ATGCGCTACAACGAgcgggagctgctctcgctggcCCGGCAGCCCGCCGAGAAGGCGGCCGAGATCCTGATGCGGGTGCCCAAGAAGGGGAGCG tgttAAAGAAACGCCTTGTGAAGCTTGTTGTCAACTTTCTCTTCTACTTCCGGACAGATGAAGCGGAG CCCAtcggagctctgctgctggagcactgcagaatcaccaaagaggaggagaacgtCTTCTCAATCA GTTTCATTGAGGAGCCGGAGAGGAAATACTGCTTTGAATGTGACAGTGAAGAGCAGTGTCAGGAGTGGATTGAGGCACTCAAGCGAGCCAG CTATGAGTTCATGAGGAGAAGTTTGATATTCTACCGGAATGAGATCCAGAAAATGACAGGGAAG GACCCCCTGGAGCAGTATGGGATCTCCGAGGAAGCCCGCTTCCAGCTGGGAACACGCAAGCAATAA
- the SF3A2 gene encoding splicing factor 3A subunit 2 codes for MDFQHRPGGKTGSGGVASASESNRDRRERLRQLALETIDINKDPYFMKNHLGSYECKLCLTLHNNEGSYLAHTQGKKHQTNLARRAAKEAKEAPAQPAPEKVKVEVKKFVKIGRPGYKVTKQRDPETGQQSLLFQIDYPEIAESIMPRHRFMSAYEQRIEPPDRRWQYLLMAAEPYETIAFKVPSREIDKAEGKFWTHWNRETKQFFLQFHFKMEKPPAPPNLPPGPPTVKRPPPPPLMNGLPPRPPLPDSMPPPPPGGMTLPPMPPSGPVPPPPVPPQLPPAPGVPPPAPLPPMMRPPLPTEGPGTIPPPPPSN; via the exons ATGGATTTTCAGCATCGTCCTGGAGGTAAAACTGGAAGCGGAGGCGTAGCCTCCGCTTCAGAAAGTAACCGAGACCGCAGGGAGAGACTTCGGCAGCTAGCTTTGGAAACGATTGACATCAACAAG GAcccttattttatgaaaaatcacTTGGGTTCTTATGAATGCAAGCTTTGCCTAACGCTACACAACAATGAG GGAAGTTACTTAGCGCATACCCAGGGGAAAAAGCATCAGACCAATTT GGCCCGTCGAGCTGCCAAGGAAGCTAAGGAAGCTCCTGCCCAGCCTGCACCAGAAAAAGTCAAAGTGGAAGTGAAGAAATTTGTGAAAATTGGACGACCAGGTTATAAAG TGACTAAACAGAGAGATCCAGAGACGGGCCAGCAGAGCCTTCTTTTCCAG ATTGATTATCCGGAGATTGCAGAAAGTATCATGCCTCGGCATCGGTTCATGTCAGCCTATGAGCAAAGGATTGAGCCCCCTGATAGACGCTGGCAATACCTTTTGATGGCAGCAGAGCCCTATGAAACCATAGCTTTCAAG GTGCCAAGCAGAGAAATcgacaaagcagaaggaaaattttgGACCCATTGGAACAGAGAAACCAAACAG TTCTTCCTTCAATTCCACTTCAAAATGGAGAagcccccagctcccccaaacCTCCCTCCAGGGCCCCCAACTGTGAAGCGgcctcctccacctccgctgATGAATGGCTTGCCCCCAAGGCCACCTCTGCCAGACTCCatgccacctcctcctccaggaGGCATGACTCTGCCACCTATGCCTCCCTCTGGACCAGTGCCACCACCGCCAGTACCACCTCAGCTGCCACCAGCACCTGGTgtacctcctcctgctcctctgccaccCATGATGAGACCACCTCTCCCCACCGAGGGGCCAGGCACTatcccccctccacctccctccAACTGA